The Sesamum indicum cultivar Zhongzhi No. 13 linkage group LG1, S_indicum_v1.0, whole genome shotgun sequence genome includes a window with the following:
- the LOC105168800 gene encoding cell division control protein 2 homolog, with the protein MDLYTRRRCIGYGASGEIYSGFHSDTHEPVLLREVRLHGERDGIPTNLIREISFLQEIEHQNILRLLDVTNFDTENGILLVYECLGRELQNISFVSEIGIDPDSVKKYLQQILLALAFLHSHKTVHHDLRPENVFVDIDTKHLKVADLALCRALGSSFEEDLSKPTSIRFMAPELFMGSTDYSYEIDIWSAGCIFALMLTGTPLFDGPTVLHILAKAFRYLGTPTEEMWPGITGMYPMLPYHKNSDGKELREMFPDLEPEGFDLLLKMLCLAPGRRITAKAALKHPYFDP; encoded by the exons ATGGACCTG TATACAAGGAGAAGGTGTATTGGGTATGGAGCCTCTGGAGAAATTTATAGTGGCTTCCACTCTGACACCCACGAGCCAGTTCTACTGAGAGAGGTGCGACTTCATGGTGAAAGGGATGGTATTCCCACCAATCTTATCAGAGAAATCTCATTTCTGCAAGAGATAGAGCACCAGAACATCCTCAG GTTACTAGATGTGACAAACTTTGACACTGAGAATGGCATTCTCCTCGTGTATGAGTGTCTGGGCAGGGAGTTGCAGAACATATCATTTGTTTCTGAGATAGGCATTGATCCTGACTCCGTTAAA AAATATCTCCAACAGATCCTCCTTGCACTTGCGTTTTTACATTCTCATAAGACTGTGCACCACGACTTGAGACCAGAGAATGTGTTTGTAGATATTGACACAAAGCATTTGAAGGTTGCAGACCTTGCTCTGTGCAGAGCATTGGGGAGTTCATTTGAGGAAGATCTTTCTAAG CCAACAAGTATTAGGTTCATGGCTCCTGAACTATTCATGGGCTCCACTGACTACTCCTATGAAATTGATATATGGTCAGCTGGCTGCATATTTGCTCTGATGTTGACAGGGACGCCTTTATTCGACGGTCCTACAGTACTTCATATTTTGGCCAAGGCTTTCAG ATACCTGGGAACTCCCACTGAAGAAATGTGGCCTGGAATCACTGGGATGTATCCGATGCTCCCCTATCATAAAAACTCCGATGGCAAG GAGCTGAGAGAAATGTTTCCTGATCTTGAACCAGAAGGATTCGACCTTCTTTTG aaaatgctCTGTCTGGCTCCAGGGAGAAGAATCACCGCAAAAGCTGCTCTAAAGCATCCCTACTTCGACCCATGA